The Longimicrobiaceae bacterium genomic sequence CCGCCCCGTTGGGCCCGATGATCCCCGTGAGGCCGGGGCGGAAGAACACCTCGGTGTCGGCGTGCTGCCGGAAGTTGCGCAGGCGCAGGCGGATCAGGCGCATGGCGTCAGGCGTCCTCCGTGCGGTCCACGTAGTGCGTCCCCAGCTCCACCAGCCGCGCCCGCTCCAGCGTCTCGGAGCTGAGCGTCCAGTGCTTCGCCAGGTAGCTAGACACCTGCTCCTGCAGCGTCTGCCGGCGCACCGGCGCGCCGGAAGCCGCCATCCGGCGGATCTCCGGGGGGCGCGCGTCCACGTGGAAGTGGAGCGCCTCCGCCTTCCACTCGCGGATCCGTTTGTGGTTCAGCTCGCGCACCACCGGGCGGGGGATGTCGGTCACCACCAGGCGCACCATCTTCCCGGCGATCCCGCCGGGGACGCCCTCCACCGCGGCCCGGATCCGCTCGTCCGCCTCGGCGGCCGTGAGCCCCTTGGCGGAGAGGCGCGCCAGGTCCACCACCGGCCGCGTCTGCAGCGGGTGGAAGGTGGCGCGGCGACGCTCCGTGTCGTACTCCAGGAAGCCCTTGGGGCCCTCCGCCTCCATCCACACGTTGGTGGAGGTGCGCTCGATCCCCCCGGCGTACCACATGTTCGGGGCCAGTTCCGTGGCGATGTGGTAGTGGCCCAGCGCCACGTAGTCCCACCGCTCCGGGCCGATGTCGGTGTCCGCCACGACGGCGCCGCCGTACTCGGTCACGTAGCGCAGCTTCTGCTCGGCCACGCTCCCGCCCACGGTGCCGTGCAGCATCAGCACGTTGTGGCGCATGGACGGGTCCGGCTCCATCGGCACGGGGTCTCCGCCCTCCGCCGCCAGCGCGTTGTGGGGGAGGCAGAGGACCGAGGTCTCCACCTGGGGGAGGTGCACGGCGCGCGCCTCCTCCGCGACCACGTGGACGCCGGGGATCTCGCGGAACAGGGCGAGGATGTTCCCGGTGTCCGAGGAGCGCGGGGAGTCGTGGTTTCCGGCGATCAGCACCACCGGCACGTCCGGGAGTCCCTCGCAGAGCACGGAGAGCTGCCGGAACGCCTCGGCGATGGAGGCGTTGGAGGGGCGCACCGTGTGAAACACGTCCCCGGCGATCAGCACCAGCTCCGGCCGCAGCTCCACGGTGCGCGCCACGGCCCGGCGGAAGGCGTCGGCCACGTCCGCCTCCCGCACGTTCATCCCCCGGGGGGTGGCGCGGTGGTAGGCGCGGAAGCCCAGGTGCAGGTCGGCCAGGTGGACAATCTTCATATATCGCCGTACAACCGTTAGCTTGTCAGCATCGGAGGGGACGGTTCCGGCGCGGTCCGGAGCACCCTTCCTGATACCCCGAAAACCCCGCAACGCTCACGATTCCGCCGACCGGAACCATGGCGAACCAGAAGAAAAAGAAGCGCGACCCCGCGAAGATGCACCGGCAGATCCAGGACTCGCTCCAGGCGCTGCCGTACGCCGTCGCCGACCACGAAAAGCACGGCCGCAAG encodes the following:
- a CDS encoding exonuclease SbcCD subunit D; the protein is MKIVHLADLHLGFRAYHRATPRGMNVREADVADAFRRAVARTVELRPELVLIAGDVFHTVRPSNASIAEAFRQLSVLCEGLPDVPVVLIAGNHDSPRSSDTGNILALFREIPGVHVVAEEARAVHLPQVETSVLCLPHNALAAEGGDPVPMEPDPSMRHNVLMLHGTVGGSVAEQKLRYVTEYGGAVVADTDIGPERWDYVALGHYHIATELAPNMWYAGGIERTSTNVWMEAEGPKGFLEYDTERRRATFHPLQTRPVVDLARLSAKGLTAAEADERIRAAVEGVPGGIAGKMVRLVVTDIPRPVVRELNHKRIREWKAEALHFHVDARPPEIRRMAASGAPVRRQTLQEQVSSYLAKHWTLSSETLERARLVELGTHYVDRTEDA